The Glycine soja cultivar W05 chromosome 6, ASM419377v2, whole genome shotgun sequence genome has a window encoding:
- the LOC114415129 gene encoding protein PEROXIN-4 isoform X2, with translation MQASRARLFKEYKEVQREKAVDPDIQLVCDDSNIFKWTALIKGPSETPFEGGVFQLAFSVPEQYPLQPPQVRFLTKIFHPNVHFKTGEICLDILKNAWSPAWTLQSVCRAIIALMAHPEPDSPLNCDSGTNKQFLGIGTQI, from the exons ATGCAG GCATCGCGGGCAAGGTTGTTCAAAGAGTACAAAGAGGTGCAGCGGGAAAAGGCCGTTGATCCTGATATTCAACTAGTTTGTGATGattcaaacatttttaaatGGACCGCTCTTATCAAG GGACCCTCTGAGACTCCTTTTGAGGGTGGTGTGTTCCAGCTTGCCTTTTCTGTTCCGGAGCAGTATCCTCTACAGCCACCTCAAGTCCGGTTTTTGACTAAAATATTTCACCCTAATGTGCATTTTAAG ACTGGAGAGATTTGCCTAGATatcttgaaaaatgcttggAGCCCGGCTTGGACGCTTCAATCTGTCTGTAGGGCTATAATTGCCTTGATGGCCCATCCAGAACCTGACAGCCCACTGAATTGTGATTCAG GGACGAACAAGCAGTTTCTAGGCATAGGGACTCAAATATAA
- the LOC114415129 gene encoding protein PEROXIN-4 isoform X1, which yields MQASRARLFKEYKEVQREKAVDPDIQLVCDDSNIFKWTALIKGPSETPFEGGVFQLAFSVPEQYPLQPPQVRFLTKIFHPNVHFKTGEICLDILKNAWSPAWTLQSVCRAIIALMAHPEPDSPLNCDSGNLLRSGDVRGYQSMARMYTRLAAMPKKG from the exons ATGCAG GCATCGCGGGCAAGGTTGTTCAAAGAGTACAAAGAGGTGCAGCGGGAAAAGGCCGTTGATCCTGATATTCAACTAGTTTGTGATGattcaaacatttttaaatGGACCGCTCTTATCAAG GGACCCTCTGAGACTCCTTTTGAGGGTGGTGTGTTCCAGCTTGCCTTTTCTGTTCCGGAGCAGTATCCTCTACAGCCACCTCAAGTCCGGTTTTTGACTAAAATATTTCACCCTAATGTGCATTTTAAG ACTGGAGAGATTTGCCTAGATatcttgaaaaatgcttggAGCCCGGCTTGGACGCTTCAATCTGTCTGTAGGGCTATAATTGCCTTGATGGCCCATCCAGAACCTGACAGCCCACTGAATTGTGATTCAG GAAATCTTCTGCGTTCAGGCGATGTTAGAGGGTATCAATCCATGGCAAGAATGTACACGAGACTTGCAGCAATGCCAAAGAAAGGCTGA